A genome region from Haloactinospora alba includes the following:
- a CDS encoding aldehyde dehydrogenase family protein, with amino-acid sequence MQPYVTLPRKQYLSEPGSATAASLYVDGAWQAAAHGGTRDVLNPYDASVLTVVSEAGAVDAETAISAARRAFEDTDWARRSAGERGEILHRIAELLRRDREELAVMESLDTGKTIEEGRIDVDDVTGVFLYYAGLADKEAGHIVSTPEGIFSRVVYEPVGVCAMITPWNYPLLQLCWKVAPAIAAGDTMVIKPSEITPVTTCKLVELAAEAGVPDGVVNLVLGTGAEVGSAMTTSPDVDLVSFTGGLATGKRIMANASETVKKVALELGGKNPNIVFDDVDLDTAVDYALNAAFFHSGQVCSAGARLIVHEDIREKFVDELARRADNITIGCGQAEGVEAGPLVSAEHRAKVEAAVARGVEEGARIVAGGHRPQEPELANGYFFRPTVFVDCDRSMDIVQQEVFGPVVTVETFRTEAEAIELGNDTDYGLSGAVWTNDPGRGDRVAAGLRHGTVWINDFGPYLPGAEWGGFKRSGIGRELGHVGLDEYREAKHIYRNLQPEPQRWFA; translated from the coding sequence ATGCAACCCTATGTAACCCTTCCGCGTAAGCAATACCTATCCGAGCCGGGATCAGCCACCGCGGCCAGTCTGTATGTGGACGGTGCTTGGCAGGCCGCCGCCCACGGGGGGACCCGTGACGTCCTCAACCCCTACGACGCCTCCGTCCTCACCGTCGTCAGCGAGGCGGGTGCGGTCGACGCCGAGACCGCCATCTCCGCCGCGCGGCGCGCGTTCGAGGACACCGACTGGGCCCGCCGCAGCGCGGGGGAACGCGGTGAGATCCTGCACCGCATCGCCGAGCTGCTGCGGCGCGACCGTGAGGAACTCGCGGTCATGGAGTCACTGGACACCGGCAAGACCATCGAAGAGGGTCGCATCGACGTCGACGACGTGACCGGGGTGTTCCTGTACTACGCGGGCCTGGCGGACAAGGAGGCGGGCCACATCGTCTCCACGCCCGAGGGGATCTTCAGCCGCGTCGTCTACGAGCCGGTCGGCGTGTGCGCGATGATCACGCCCTGGAACTATCCGCTGCTGCAGCTCTGCTGGAAGGTCGCCCCGGCGATCGCCGCCGGCGACACCATGGTGATCAAACCCAGCGAGATCACCCCGGTGACCACGTGCAAGCTGGTCGAGCTCGCCGCCGAGGCGGGCGTCCCCGACGGCGTGGTGAACCTGGTGCTCGGCACCGGCGCCGAGGTCGGCTCGGCCATGACCACCAGCCCCGACGTGGACCTCGTCTCCTTCACCGGCGGCCTGGCCACCGGCAAGCGGATCATGGCCAACGCCTCCGAGACGGTCAAGAAGGTGGCCCTGGAGCTGGGCGGGAAGAACCCCAACATCGTCTTCGACGACGTCGACCTCGACACCGCCGTGGACTACGCGCTCAACGCCGCCTTCTTCCACTCCGGACAGGTCTGCTCCGCCGGTGCCCGCCTGATCGTGCACGAGGATATCCGCGAGAAGTTCGTGGACGAGCTCGCCCGCCGCGCCGACAACATCACGATCGGCTGCGGCCAGGCCGAGGGGGTGGAGGCCGGCCCGCTGGTCTCCGCCGAACACCGCGCCAAGGTGGAGGCGGCCGTGGCCCGCGGCGTCGAGGAGGGCGCCCGGATCGTCGCCGGCGGCCACCGTCCGCAGGAGCCCGAGCTGGCCAACGGCTACTTCTTCCGCCCCACGGTCTTCGTGGACTGCGACCGCAGCATGGACATCGTGCAGCAGGAAGTGTTCGGTCCCGTGGTCACCGTGGAGACGTTCCGTACCGAGGCCGAGGCGATCGAGCTCGGCAACGACACCGACTACGGGCTCTCCGGAGCGGTGTGGACCAACGACCCCGGGCGGGGCGACCGGGTCGCGGCCGGACTGCGGCACGGCACCGTCTGGATCAACGACTTCGGCCCCTACCTTCCCGGCGCCGAGTGGGGCGGCTTCAAACGCTCCGGCATCGGCCGGGAGCTGGGACACGTGGGCCTGGACGAGTACCGCGAGGCCAAGCACATCTACCGGAACCTGCAGCCCGAACCGCAACGCTGGTTCGCGTGA
- a CDS encoding GMC family oxidoreductase, whose translation MSSADSTFDYVIVGGGTAGSVLANRLTEDPNTSVCVIEGGPSDADQERVLKLGNWLELLESDLDYGYTTVEQPRGNSHIVHSRARVLGGCSSHNTLISFRPFPQDLDDWVAAGAEGWDNATVQSYADRIKCNIVPVAKQDRNAIVKDWITASSAATGVPVVEDFNAETSHGGGFSDGVGFLSISYDPYTGNRSSASVAYLHPIMEQRDNLTLFLETWADRLVFDGDRATGVEVRMSSGERRTISANQEVLLCAGAIDSPRLLMLSGVGPAEELRQVGIESRHDLPGVGEHLLDHPESIIMWETTEPVPENTVMSSDGGLFVRRDTSDPRPDLMFHIYQVPFDDNTARLGYDSPGERNAICMTPNIPRSRSRGKMWLTSSDPDVKPALDFRYFTDPEDHDATTIVDGLRIAREIADTEPFKSWISREVAPGPNVTTDEELSEYGRRAAHTVYHPAGTCMMGAADDPDAVVDPELKVRGLSGLRVVDASVFPTMPSPNPMVTVLTIGERAADLIRADR comes from the coding sequence GTGTCGTCCGCTGATTCCACCTTCGACTACGTGATCGTCGGTGGGGGAACCGCCGGGTCGGTGCTGGCCAACCGACTCACCGAGGACCCCAACACCAGCGTGTGTGTCATCGAGGGAGGGCCGTCCGACGCCGACCAGGAGCGGGTTCTCAAACTGGGGAACTGGCTGGAGCTGCTGGAGAGCGACCTCGACTACGGCTACACCACCGTGGAACAGCCGCGCGGGAACTCGCACATCGTGCACTCGCGGGCGCGTGTCCTGGGAGGCTGCTCCTCGCACAACACACTGATCAGCTTCCGCCCGTTCCCCCAGGATCTGGACGACTGGGTCGCCGCTGGGGCCGAGGGCTGGGACAACGCCACGGTGCAGTCCTACGCCGACCGCATCAAGTGCAACATCGTCCCGGTGGCGAAGCAGGACCGCAACGCCATCGTCAAGGACTGGATCACCGCCTCCTCGGCGGCGACCGGCGTTCCGGTGGTCGAGGACTTCAACGCCGAGACGTCGCACGGCGGCGGTTTCAGCGACGGCGTGGGCTTCCTGTCGATCTCCTACGACCCCTACACCGGCAACCGCTCCTCCGCCTCGGTGGCCTACCTGCACCCGATCATGGAGCAGCGCGACAACCTGACGCTGTTCCTCGAGACGTGGGCGGACCGGCTGGTGTTCGACGGCGACCGGGCCACCGGCGTCGAGGTGCGGATGTCGTCCGGTGAGCGGCGGACCATCAGCGCCAACCAGGAGGTCCTGCTGTGCGCCGGCGCGATCGACAGTCCGCGGCTGCTGATGCTGTCGGGGGTCGGACCGGCCGAGGAGCTGCGTCAGGTGGGGATCGAGTCCCGCCACGACCTTCCCGGGGTCGGTGAGCACCTGCTCGACCACCCCGAGTCGATCATCATGTGGGAGACGACCGAACCGGTGCCGGAGAACACCGTGATGTCGTCCGACGGCGGGCTGTTCGTCCGGCGGGACACGAGCGACCCGCGGCCGGACCTGATGTTCCACATCTACCAGGTGCCGTTCGACGACAACACGGCCCGGCTCGGCTACGACTCGCCCGGAGAGCGCAACGCGATCTGCATGACGCCGAACATCCCGCGGTCGCGCTCCCGGGGGAAGATGTGGCTGACCAGCTCCGACCCGGACGTGAAGCCGGCGTTGGACTTCCGCTACTTCACCGACCCCGAGGACCACGACGCCACGACGATCGTCGACGGGCTGAGGATCGCCCGCGAGATCGCCGACACCGAACCGTTCAAGTCCTGGATCAGTCGCGAGGTCGCGCCTGGTCCGAACGTGACCACCGACGAGGAGCTCTCGGAGTACGGCCGCCGCGCCGCGCACACCGTGTACCACCCGGCCGGCACCTGCATGATGGGCGCCGCTGACGATCCCGACGCCGTGGTGGACCCGGAACTGAAGGTGCGGGGGCTGTCCGGGCTTCGGGTAGTGGACGCGTCCGTGTTCCCGACGATGCCCTCCCCTAACCCGATGGTCACCGTCCTGACGATCGGCGAACGTGCCGCCGATCTGATTCGCGCCGACCGCTGA
- a CDS encoding quaternary amine ABC transporter ATP-binding protein, with translation MNSPVHDTAGEPSTGSGGDPKISVRNLWKVFGKNADAIIGSEHEKADREVVRQKTGNTIAVRDMSFDVHPGEIFVVMGLSGSGKSTLVRCMTRLVEPTSGQMLLDNEDVGSCSEQQLREIRRRKMAMVFQHFGLLPHRKIIDNVAYGLEVCGVNREQRYERAREMIDMVGLSGYEDSRPGQLSGGMQQRVGLARALAVDPEVLLFDEPFSALDPLIRRDMQQEVLRLQHELRKTAVFITHDLSEALKLGDRIAIMRDGDLVQMGTAEELVGQPADDYVRDFVKDVNRTDVLTVRWLMRRPLDSESLDGPTVESHTVVRDIVSTLARSTAPVRVMDGDTVLGVVGRDDVLRAIAEDQSDDTGKLGTDAAAPGGDSGGPGAEQTVGA, from the coding sequence ATGAACTCCCCCGTACACGACACTGCGGGAGAACCGAGCACCGGGAGCGGCGGGGACCCCAAGATCTCCGTCCGTAACCTGTGGAAGGTCTTCGGCAAGAACGCCGATGCCATCATCGGCAGTGAACACGAGAAGGCCGACCGCGAGGTCGTCCGGCAGAAGACCGGCAACACCATCGCGGTGCGGGACATGTCCTTCGACGTTCACCCCGGCGAGATCTTCGTCGTCATGGGGCTTTCCGGCTCCGGGAAGTCCACTCTGGTGCGGTGCATGACCCGGCTGGTCGAACCGACCAGCGGACAGATGCTGCTGGACAACGAGGATGTGGGCAGCTGCAGCGAACAGCAGCTGCGTGAGATCCGCCGGCGCAAGATGGCCATGGTGTTCCAGCACTTCGGCCTGCTGCCGCACCGCAAGATCATCGACAACGTCGCCTACGGCCTGGAGGTGTGCGGAGTCAACCGGGAGCAGCGCTACGAGCGCGCCCGGGAGATGATCGACATGGTCGGGCTGTCCGGCTACGAGGACTCCCGTCCCGGCCAGCTCAGCGGCGGTATGCAGCAGCGGGTCGGCCTGGCCCGCGCCCTGGCGGTGGACCCCGAGGTGCTGCTGTTCGACGAGCCGTTCAGCGCCCTCGACCCGTTGATCCGCCGGGACATGCAGCAGGAGGTGCTGCGACTGCAGCACGAGCTGCGCAAGACGGCGGTGTTCATCACCCACGACCTGTCCGAGGCGCTCAAACTCGGGGACCGGATCGCCATCATGCGCGACGGCGACCTGGTGCAGATGGGCACCGCCGAGGAACTCGTCGGTCAACCCGCCGACGACTACGTTCGGGACTTCGTCAAGGACGTCAACCGCACCGACGTCCTCACCGTGCGCTGGCTGATGCGCCGCCCCCTCGACAGCGAGTCGCTGGACGGTCCGACTGTCGAGTCGCACACCGTGGTGCGGGACATCGTTTCGACCCTCGCGCGCAGCACCGCGCCCGTCCGGGTGATGGACGGCGACACGGTGCTCGGTGTCGTGGGACGTGACGATGTCCTGCGCGCGATCGCCGAGGACCAGTCGGACGACACCGGCAAACTCGGTACGGACGCCGCCGCCCCCGGCGGCGACTCCGGTGGCCCTGGCGCCGAGCAGACGGTGGGGGCCTGA